In Mus musculus strain C57BL/6J chromosome 1, GRCm38.p6 C57BL/6J, a single genomic region encodes these proteins:
- the Usf1 gene encoding upstream stimulatory factor 1 isoform 1 (isoform 1 is encoded by transcript variant 1) produces the protein MKGQQKTAETEEGTVQIQEGAVATGEDPTSVAIASIQSAATFPDPNVKYVFRTENGGQVMYRVIQVSEGQLDGQTEGSGAISGYPATQSMTQAVIQGAFTSDDAVDTEGAAAETHYTYFPSTAVGDGSGGTTSGSTTAVVTTQGSEALLGQATPPSTGQFFVMMSPQEVLQGGSQRSIAPRTHPYSPKSEAPRTTRDEKRRAQHNEVERRRRDKINNWIVQLSKIIPDCSMESTKSGQSKGGILSKACDYIQELRQSNHRLSEELQGLDQLQLDNDVLRQQVEDLKNKNLLLRAQLRHHGLEVVIKNDSN, from the exons ATGAAGGG GCAGCAGAAAACAGCTGAAACCGAAGAGGGAACAGTGCAGATTCAGGAAG GCGCAGTGGCTACTGGAGAGGACCCAACTAGTGTAGCTATCGCCAGCATCCAGTCAGCTGCCACTTTTCCTGACCCCAACGTCAAGTACGTCTTCCGAACTGAGAATGGGGGCCAG GTGATGTACAGGGTGATCCAGGTGTCAGAGGGGCAGCTGGATGGCCAGACAGAGGGCTCTGGCGCCATCAGTGGTTACCCTGCCACTCAGTCTATGACCCAG GCAGTGATCCAGGGAGCTTTCACCAGTGACGATGCCGTTGACACGGAGGGAGCAGCTGCTGAGACACATTATACATATTTCCCCAGCACCGCAGTGGGAGATGGGTCAGGGGGTACCACATCTGGGAGTACTACAGCTGTTGTTACCACCCAGGGCTCAGAGGCACTACTGGGGCAGGCAACCCCGCCCAGCACAG GTCAATTCTTTGTGATGATGTCACCACAAGAAGTATTGCAGGGAGGGAGCCAGCGATCGATTGCCCCCAGGACCCACCCTTATTCCCC GAAGTCAGAGGCTCCCAGGACAACTCGAGATGAGAAACGGAGGGCTCAACATAACGAAG TGGAGCGCCGCCGCCGGGACAAGATCAACAACTGGATTGTACAGCTGTCCAAAATCATCCCAGACTGCTCTATGGAGAGCACCAAGTCTGGCCAGAGTAAAGGTGGAATCCTGTCCAAAGCCTGTGATTATATCCAGGAGCTGCGGCAGAGCAACCACCGGCTGTCTGAAGAGCTGCAGGGGTTAGATCAGTTGCAGCTGGACAACGATGTGCTCCGGCAACAG GTGGAAGATCTCAAGAACAAGAACCTGCTCCTGCGAGCTCAGCTTCGGCACCACGGACTCGAGGTCGTCATCAAGAATGACAGCAACTAA
- the Usf1 gene encoding upstream stimulatory factor 1 isoform 2 (isoform 2 is encoded by transcript variant 4) — protein MYRVIQVSEGQLDGQTEGSGAISGYPATQSMTQAVIQGAFTSDDAVDTEGAAAETHYTYFPSTAVGDGSGGTTSGSTTAVVTTQGSEALLGQATPPSTGQFFVMMSPQEVLQGGSQRSIAPRTHPYSPKSEAPRTTRDEKRRAQHNEVERRRRDKINNWIVQLSKIIPDCSMESTKSGQSKGGILSKACDYIQELRQSNHRLSEELQGLDQLQLDNDVLRQQVEDLKNKNLLLRAQLRHHGLEVVIKNDSN, from the exons ATGTACAGGGTGATCCAGGTGTCAGAGGGGCAGCTGGATGGCCAGACAGAGGGCTCTGGCGCCATCAGTGGTTACCCTGCCACTCAGTCTATGACCCAG GCAGTGATCCAGGGAGCTTTCACCAGTGACGATGCCGTTGACACGGAGGGAGCAGCTGCTGAGACACATTATACATATTTCCCCAGCACCGCAGTGGGAGATGGGTCAGGGGGTACCACATCTGGGAGTACTACAGCTGTTGTTACCACCCAGGGCTCAGAGGCACTACTGGGGCAGGCAACCCCGCCCAGCACAG GTCAATTCTTTGTGATGATGTCACCACAAGAAGTATTGCAGGGAGGGAGCCAGCGATCGATTGCCCCCAGGACCCACCCTTATTCCCC GAAGTCAGAGGCTCCCAGGACAACTCGAGATGAGAAACGGAGGGCTCAACATAACGAAG TGGAGCGCCGCCGCCGGGACAAGATCAACAACTGGATTGTACAGCTGTCCAAAATCATCCCAGACTGCTCTATGGAGAGCACCAAGTCTGGCCAGAGTAAAGGTGGAATCCTGTCCAAAGCCTGTGATTATATCCAGGAGCTGCGGCAGAGCAACCACCGGCTGTCTGAAGAGCTGCAGGGGTTAGATCAGTTGCAGCTGGACAACGATGTGCTCCGGCAACAG GTGGAAGATCTCAAGAACAAGAACCTGCTCCTGCGAGCTCAGCTTCGGCACCACGGACTCGAGGTCGTCATCAAGAATGACAGCAACTAA
- the Tstd1 gene encoding thiosulfate:glutathione sulfurtransferase has translation MLRLAVLRHSHTSAAAGTMAGVPTVSFSELRSLVASGRARLFDVRSPEEAAAGTIPGALNIPVSELEIALNMDPAAFQTLYCAEKPKLEDKNLIFFCQMGRRGLQATQLAQGLGYTGARNYAGAYKEWLEKQG, from the exons ATGCTTCGGCTTGCAGTTCTGCGTCACAGTCACACAAGTGCGGCTGCAGGAACCATGGCTGGAG TGCCTACAGTCTCCTTCTCTGAGCTCCGTTCACTCGTAGCCTCAGGCAGGGCCAGGCTCTTCGACGTTCGATCTCCAGAGGAGGCAGCAGCTGGTACCATTCCTGGGGCACTCAACATCCCTG TGTCTGAATTGGAAATCGCCTTGAACATGGACCCAGCTGCTTTTCAGACTCTGTACTGTGCTGAGAAGCCAAAGCTAGAAGACAAGaatcttattttcttctgtcaGATGGGCAGGCGGGGTCTCCAGGCCACACAACTGGCACAAGGTCTTGGCTATACAGG GGCTCggaactatgccggggcctataaAGAGTGGCTGGAGAAACAGGGCTAG